A portion of the Juglans microcarpa x Juglans regia isolate MS1-56 chromosome 1D, Jm3101_v1.0, whole genome shotgun sequence genome contains these proteins:
- the LOC121259118 gene encoding protein NODULATION SIGNALING PATHWAY 1-like — MSATKNMIMEEPEPNPTPDHILDWIEDSVSFFPSFLNDPYNSDDINGFQWWDESQDLIDTSTVTSLNTTATATSTAPINPTIFNHPSPPDSSKKRKASDHPLPKPSQNHHNPRKNQSRRTRHADDGDAAVEEVVVVKKSVGNKKGTSKATGSNGINGNKEGRWAEQLLNPCAAAISVGNMSRVQHLLYVLHELANHTGDANHRLAFHGLRALAQHLSITSTSSSSVGQTFASTDARFFQQSLLKFYEVSPWFAFPNNIANSSILQILAEEPDRSQNLHILDIGVSHGVQWPTLLEALTRRPGGPPPLVRITVIAATVENDQSKDSPFSVGPPGDNLSSRLLSFAKFMNVNLQINRLDSHPLKSLSAQVINIARDETLIVCAQFRLHHLNHKSPDERTEFLRLLRSMEPKGVILSENNMECSCKNCGDFATGFSRRVDYLWRFLDSTSSAFKGRESDDRRLMEGEAAKALTNWGEMNEGKEGWCERMRGVGFVGEMFGEDAIDGARALLRKYDSNWEMRPEEKDGCLGLWWKGQPVSFCSLWKMEMKTNGS; from the coding sequence ATGTCTGCGACCAAAAATATGATCATGGAAGAACCAGAGCCGAACCCCACCCCAGATCACATCCTGGACTGGATAGAAGACTCGGTTTCATTCTTTCCGTCTTTCTTGAATGACCCATACAATTCGGATGATATCAACGGCTTCCAGTGGTGGGATGAAAGCCAAGATCTGATTGACACGAGTACTGTCACCTCTCTCAACACCACTGCCACCGCCACCAGCACAGCACCCATTAACCCCACCATTTTTAATCATCCATCGCCGCCCGATTCATCCAAGAAGCGGAAAGCCTCCGATCACCCCCTTCCCAAACCATCCCAAAACCACCACAATCCGCGGAAGAATCAAAGCCGTCGAACCAGACACGCTGACGATGGGGATGCAGCAGTTGAAGAGGTTGTGGTGGTTAAGAAATCAGTTGGAAATAAGAAAGGCACTAGCAAGGCCACAGGAAGTAACGGTATTAACGGTAACAAGGAAGGCAGATGGGCTGAGCAGCTACTCAACCCTTGCGCGGCTGCCATCAGCGTGGGCAATATGTCACGCGTACAGCACCTTCTCTACGTTCTCCACGAGCTCGCCAACCACACCGGCGATGCCAACCACCGTCTCGCCTTCCATGGACTCCGAGCACTGGCACAACACCTATCCATCACCTCCACTTCCTCCTCCTCAGTGGGGCAGACCTTTGCTTCCACGGATGCCCGATTCTTCCAACAATCACTACTCAAATTTTACGAGGTCAGTCCCTGGTTTGCCTTCCCCAACAACATAGCAAACTCTTCGATCCTTCAAATTCTTGCCGAAGAGCCTGACCGCTCGCAAAATCTTCATATTCTTGATATTGGGGTCTCTCATGGCGTGCAATGGCCAACCCTGCTTGAGGCCTTGACTCGCAGACCAGGAGGACCGCCTCCACTAGTCCGCATCACTGTCATCGCTGCGACCGTTGAAAATGATCAAAGCAAAGACAGCCCCTTTTCCGTAGGACCACCCGGAGACAACCTTTCCTCTCGGCTTCTTAGTTTCGCCAAGTTCATGAACGTTAATTTGCAGATCAACCGGCTCGATAGTCATCCCTTGAAAAGCCTGAGTGCGCAAGTCATAAACATAGCCCGTGATGAAACCTTAATAGTCTGCGCGCAATTTAGGCTTCACCACCTGAATCACAAATCCCCGGATGAAAGAACCGAGTTCTTGAGACTACTGAGGAGCATGGAGCCAAAGGGAGTGATTTTAAGCGAAAACAACATGGAATGTAGCTGCAAGAATTGTGGGGATTTTGCAACTGGGTTCTCTCGACGAGTGGATTACTTGTGGAGGTTTTTGGACTCAACAAGCTCGGCTTTCAAGGGGCGAGAGAGCGATGATAGGAGACTGATGGAAGGAGAGGCGGCAAAGGCTTTGACGAATTGGGGAGAGATGAATGAAGGGAAAGAGGGTTGGTGTGAGAGAATGAGAGGGGTGGGCTTTGTAGGAGAGATGTTTGGAGAGGATGCCATTGACGGGGCTCGAGCTCTGTTGAGGAAGTACGATAGTAATTGGGAGATGAGACCAGAGGAGAAAGATGGTTGTTTGGGATTGTGGTGGAAAGGGCAGCCAGTTTCATTTTGCTCTCTGTGGAAGATGGAAATGAAAACTAATGGCAGTTAA
- the LOC121247562 gene encoding LOW QUALITY PROTEIN: inactive disease susceptibility protein LOV1-like (The sequence of the model RefSeq protein was modified relative to this genomic sequence to represent the inferred CDS: deleted 2 bases in 1 codon) — protein sequence MLVWKKREAYVNLLWIAESDLSMEISRIEYLIQLIHRSVDVYRIEEIRQKPSSLIGLEEEAHALVSRLINEPNSVVSIVGMPEIGKTTLAKIVSEHSAIREHFAYRAWVSIPEQYRDNALHDDVANQVPRTNWLEEVKVSLKEKNCLLVLDNISTKEAWDSVQVEFSKKKDGSKILLTTRDRKVASDASQNPTPHHLRLRTKEESWQLFIHKVQFPPDLPSEVEALPTAKKLVEICGGLTGAIEILVDKISGKDCLTRWSEDLVMDDPPHGLNYLISCLMLFPGDFEIPARRVIALWAAESIPADGNETVEDVTEKKLLELIDLNIIRVVQKKINGKIKACQLPGFLRERCLSKFVSSNGLLADHFHSDDASFANIHGTSKITPTDLCSVNKIYSFLSFDFREGNKPGEDIGNFLRRTIASFRLLRVLDLELVFRPQLPNSIGNLIELRYLGLRWTYLETIPSSIGKLLKLQILDVKHTCLRTISRSIWKLKKLPHLYLNESYRSKFMHQPSASFLKNLQTLWGAFVDEDSPLHDGLRKLTNLRKLGLALELTPSQQERLAGDVAKLKNLLRLRSIDKTGKPQDLCLGSLKDLENLSSLYLFGRLTKPYIISEFPQGLSDLTLSGSGLKDDPMTNLCKLPNLKSLCFYLDSYEGQRMVCTEGGFPQLLVLKFWKLEKLQRWNVMERGMQNLRELEIRSCKRLEVPTGLNHLKTLRELTLTDVPEKLAETIKEKRNDIFRSVVALFPVITVKKLASS from the exons atgcttgtttggaaaaagagagaagcatACGTCAATCTGCTGTGGATTGCAGAGTCAGATCTTTCCATGGAAATTAGCCGAATAGAGTATCTTATCCAGCTTATTCATAGAAGCGTCGATGTATATCGCATTGAGGAAATTAGGCAAAAGCCAAGCTCACTCATCGGCTTGGAAGAAGAAGCACATGCATTGGTCTCGAGACTGATCAATGAACCCAACTCTGTTGTTTCCATTGTGGGTATGCCGGAAATAGGTAAAACGACTCTTGCAAAAATTGTTTCTGAGCATAGCGCCATCCGAGAGCATTTCGCTTACCGAGCTTGGGTGTCAATACCTGAACAGTACAGAGACAATGCACTCCACGACGATGTAGCAAACCAAGTCCCAAGGACCAACTGGCTCGAGGAAGTGAAGGTGTCCTTGAAGGAGAAGAATTGCCTTCTAGTTCTGGACAACATCTCGACAAAGGAAGCCTGGGATTCTGTACAAGTAGAATTCtcaaagaagaaagatgggAGCAAGATTTTGCTCACCACGCGCGACAGGAAAGTGGCTTCAGATGCTAGCCAAAACCCCACACCCCACCACCTTCGACTACGAACTAAAGAAGAGAGCTGGCAGTTGTTTATCCACAAGGTGCAATTTCCACCCGACCTCCCTTCAGAGGTAGAAGCACTGCCAACAGCGAAAAAACTGGTAGAAATATGTGGGGGTTTAACAGGAGCAATTGAAATTCTTGTTGATAAAATTTCAGGGAAAGAT TGCCTGACACGATGGTCAGAAGATTTGGTAATGGACGACCCTCCTCACGGTTTGAACTACTTAATTTCTTGCTTGATGCTCTTTCCTGGGGACTTTGAAATCCCTGCAAGGAGAGTAATTGCTTTATGGGCTGCAGAGTCGATTCCTGCTGATGGTAATGAAACTGTTGAAGATGTTACGGAGAAGAAATTATTAGAGCTGATAGACCTGAATATTATCCGAGTTGTGCAAAAAAAGATCAATGGGAAAATCAAGGCATGCCAGTTGCCTGGTTTCCTGCGAGAACGTTGTTTGTCCAAGTTTGTGAGTTCAAATGGCCTACTTGCCGATCATTTTCACTCAGATGATGCCAGTTTTGCTAATATTCATGGAACTAGCAAAATAACACCGACAGATTTGTGCAGCGTT AACAAAATTTACTCCTTCCTGTCCTTTGATTTTCGAGAAGGAAACAAACCTGGAGAAGATATAGGGAATTTCCTCCGCAGGACAATTGCAAGCTTCCGACTTTTACGGGTTCTTGATCTCGAACTTGTATTCAGACCGCAACTGCCCAACTCCATAGGCAACTTGATTGAGCTGAGGTATCTTGGCTTAAGGTGGACATACCTCGAGACGATCCCATCATCCATTGGCAAATTGTTGAAGCTTCAAATTCTAGATGTGAAGCATACTTGTCTCCGCACTATCTCTAGGTCGATATGGAAACTGAAAAAACTTCCGCACCTTTATTTGAACGAGAGTTATCGAAGTAAATTTATGCATCAACCAAGTGCcagtttcttgaagaatctGCAGACGTTGTGGGGTGCTTTCGTGGATGAGGATAGCCCTCTGCACGATGGGCTTCGAAAGTTGACGAACCTTAGAAAATTGGGACTGGCTCTCGAGTTGACCCCATCGCAGCAAGAAAGATTGGCAGGGGATGTTGCGAAACTTAAGAACCTCTTGAGGTTGAGATCGATTGACAAAACCGGTAAACCTCAGGATCTGTGCTTGGGGTCTTTGAAAGACCTCGAAAATCTCTCCAGCCTCTATTTGTTTGGAAGGCTAACGAAGCCATACATCATATCTGAATTCCCTCAAGGTCTCTCTGACCTCACCTTGTCTGGCTCTGGGCTTAAGGATGATCCAATGACAAATTTATGTAAGCTCCCCAACTTGAAATCACTCTGTTTCTACTTAGATTCTTACGAGGGGCAACGCATGGTGTGCACCGAGGGGGGCTTTCCCCAGCTTCTAGTCTTGAAATTCTGGAAGCTTGAGAAACTGCAACGATGGAATGTGATGGAACGAGGAATGCAGAATCTCAGGGAGTTGGAGATCAGGTCGTGCAAGAGATTGGAGGTTCCCACTGGGTTAAACCACTTAAAGACTCTCCGTGAATTGACGCTGACAGACGTGCCAGAAAAACTTGCAGAAACaatcaaggaaaaaagaaatgacatatTTCGGTCTGTTGTTGCCTTATTTCCTGTCATCACTGTAAAGAAATTGGCTTCAAGTTGA
- the LOC121260326 gene encoding growth-regulating factor 5-like isoform X1, whose protein sequence is MMSVCARNRSPFTSTQWQELEHQALIFKYMVSGIPIPPDLLYSIKRSLDSSIPSGLFPHCPIAWGCFEMGIGRKVDPEPGRCRRTDGKKWRCSKEAYPDSKYCERHMHRGRNRSRKPVEVTSTATTTTNLSPPIASTNRNLTINTSPIPTTSSFCVSPLPSSVSSEIHPHPHPYHESTLYPLLYSHSSSSRPPVSGLFSQNNTTRQLFLNSRSYSQGGKDYSCFHGAREGVDERAFFPEASGTDRSLLDSYQRYLTVDSYKGYSHTQFQSPTDSAKQQEQHCFVLGADFKSPELVKTEKKTETHKPLHQFFGEWPPKNTDSWLDLASDSRVPTGD, encoded by the exons atgatgagtgtatgtgcaagaaataGGTCTCCTTTCACATCAACTCAGTGGCAAGAGCTTGAACACCAAGCTCTCATATTCAAATACATGGTCTCAGGAATACCTATCCCACCTGATCTCCTATATAGCATCAAAAGAAGCTTGGACTCTTCAATTCCTTCAGGGCTATTCCCTCATTGTCCCA TTGCCTGGGGATGTTTTGAGATGGGAATAGGCAGAAAAGTAGACCCAGAGCCAGGAAGGTGCAGGAGAACAGATGGGAAGAAGTGGAGGTGCTCAAAGGAAGCATACCCAGATTCCAAGTACTGTGAGAGACACATGCATAGAGGCAGAAACCGTTCAAGAAAGCCTGTGGAAGTTACCTCAACTGCAACAACCACCACAAACCTCTCACCACCCATCGCATCAACCAACCGAAACCTTACCATAAACACCAGCCCTATTCCCACAACCTCTTCTTTCTGTGTCTCTCCCCTACCTTCTTCAGTGAGCTCGGAAATCCATCCCCATCCCCATCCTTACCACGAGAGCACTCTTTATCCCTTACTTTATTCACATTCCTCCTCTTCCAGACCTCCAGTTTCTGGTCTGTTTTCTCAAAATAACACTACCCGTCAACTATTTTTGAACTCCAGATCTTATTCTCAGGGTGGTAAAGATTACAG TTGTTTTCATGGAGCAAGGGAGGGTGTGGATGAGAGAGCTTTCTTCCCAGAAGCTTCAGGGACCGACAGAAGCCTACTTGATTCATATCAGAGATATTTGACAGTGGACTCCTATAAAGGTTACTCCCACACACAGTTTCAAAGTCCTACTGACAGTGCAAAGCAACAAGAGCAACATTGCTTTGTTCTGGGTGCAGATTTCAAGTCACCGGAACTAGTTAAAACTGAGAAGAAAACGGAAACCCACAAGCCACTGCACCAATTTTTTGGAGAGTGGCCACCAAAAAATACAGATTCCTGGCTTGATCTTGCATCTGATTCTAGAGTCCCAACAG GTGATTGA
- the LOC121260326 gene encoding growth-regulating factor 5-like isoform X2, with the protein MMSVCARNRSPFTSTQWQELEHQALIFKYMVSGIPIPPDLLYSIKRSLDSSIPSGLFPHCPIAWGCFEMGIGRKVDPEPGRCRRTDGKKWRCSKEAYPDSKYCERHMHRGRNRSRKPVEVTSTATTTTNLSPPIASTNRNLTINTSPIPTTSSFCVSPLPSSVSSEIHPHPHPYHESTLYPLLYSHSSSSRPPVSGLFSQNNTTRQLFLNSRSYSQGGKDYREGVDERAFFPEASGTDRSLLDSYQRYLTVDSYKGYSHTQFQSPTDSAKQQEQHCFVLGADFKSPELVKTEKKTETHKPLHQFFGEWPPKNTDSWLDLASDSRVPTGD; encoded by the exons atgatgagtgtatgtgcaagaaataGGTCTCCTTTCACATCAACTCAGTGGCAAGAGCTTGAACACCAAGCTCTCATATTCAAATACATGGTCTCAGGAATACCTATCCCACCTGATCTCCTATATAGCATCAAAAGAAGCTTGGACTCTTCAATTCCTTCAGGGCTATTCCCTCATTGTCCCA TTGCCTGGGGATGTTTTGAGATGGGAATAGGCAGAAAAGTAGACCCAGAGCCAGGAAGGTGCAGGAGAACAGATGGGAAGAAGTGGAGGTGCTCAAAGGAAGCATACCCAGATTCCAAGTACTGTGAGAGACACATGCATAGAGGCAGAAACCGTTCAAGAAAGCCTGTGGAAGTTACCTCAACTGCAACAACCACCACAAACCTCTCACCACCCATCGCATCAACCAACCGAAACCTTACCATAAACACCAGCCCTATTCCCACAACCTCTTCTTTCTGTGTCTCTCCCCTACCTTCTTCAGTGAGCTCGGAAATCCATCCCCATCCCCATCCTTACCACGAGAGCACTCTTTATCCCTTACTTTATTCACATTCCTCCTCTTCCAGACCTCCAGTTTCTGGTCTGTTTTCTCAAAATAACACTACCCGTCAACTATTTTTGAACTCCAGATCTTATTCTCAGGGTGGTAAAGATTACAG GGAGGGTGTGGATGAGAGAGCTTTCTTCCCAGAAGCTTCAGGGACCGACAGAAGCCTACTTGATTCATATCAGAGATATTTGACAGTGGACTCCTATAAAGGTTACTCCCACACACAGTTTCAAAGTCCTACTGACAGTGCAAAGCAACAAGAGCAACATTGCTTTGTTCTGGGTGCAGATTTCAAGTCACCGGAACTAGTTAAAACTGAGAAGAAAACGGAAACCCACAAGCCACTGCACCAATTTTTTGGAGAGTGGCCACCAAAAAATACAGATTCCTGGCTTGATCTTGCATCTGATTCTAGAGTCCCAACAG GTGATTGA
- the LOC121260326 gene encoding growth-regulating factor 5-like isoform X3 codes for MMSVCARNRSPFTSTQWQELEHQALIFKYMVSGIPIPPDLLYSIKRSLDSSIPSGLFPHCPIAWGCFEMGIGRKVDPEPGRCRRTDGKKWRCSKEAYPDSKYCERHMHRGRNRSRKPVEVTSTATTTTNLSPPIASTNRNLTINTSPIPTTSSFCVSPLPSSVSSEIHPHPHPYHESTLYPLLYSHSSSSRPPVSGLFSQNNTTRQLFLNSRSYSQGGKDYSCFHGAREGVDERAFFPEASGTDRSLLDSYQRYLTVDSYKDFKSPELVKTEKKTETHKPLHQFFGEWPPKNTDSWLDLASDSRVPTGD; via the exons atgatgagtgtatgtgcaagaaataGGTCTCCTTTCACATCAACTCAGTGGCAAGAGCTTGAACACCAAGCTCTCATATTCAAATACATGGTCTCAGGAATACCTATCCCACCTGATCTCCTATATAGCATCAAAAGAAGCTTGGACTCTTCAATTCCTTCAGGGCTATTCCCTCATTGTCCCA TTGCCTGGGGATGTTTTGAGATGGGAATAGGCAGAAAAGTAGACCCAGAGCCAGGAAGGTGCAGGAGAACAGATGGGAAGAAGTGGAGGTGCTCAAAGGAAGCATACCCAGATTCCAAGTACTGTGAGAGACACATGCATAGAGGCAGAAACCGTTCAAGAAAGCCTGTGGAAGTTACCTCAACTGCAACAACCACCACAAACCTCTCACCACCCATCGCATCAACCAACCGAAACCTTACCATAAACACCAGCCCTATTCCCACAACCTCTTCTTTCTGTGTCTCTCCCCTACCTTCTTCAGTGAGCTCGGAAATCCATCCCCATCCCCATCCTTACCACGAGAGCACTCTTTATCCCTTACTTTATTCACATTCCTCCTCTTCCAGACCTCCAGTTTCTGGTCTGTTTTCTCAAAATAACACTACCCGTCAACTATTTTTGAACTCCAGATCTTATTCTCAGGGTGGTAAAGATTACAG TTGTTTTCATGGAGCAAGGGAGGGTGTGGATGAGAGAGCTTTCTTCCCAGAAGCTTCAGGGACCGACAGAAGCCTACTTGATTCATATCAGAGATATTTGACAGTGGACTCCTATAAAG ATTTCAAGTCACCGGAACTAGTTAAAACTGAGAAGAAAACGGAAACCCACAAGCCACTGCACCAATTTTTTGGAGAGTGGCCACCAAAAAATACAGATTCCTGGCTTGATCTTGCATCTGATTCTAGAGTCCCAACAG GTGATTGA
- the LOC121260326 gene encoding growth-regulating factor 5-like isoform X4, with product MMSVCARNRSPFTSTQWQELEHQALIFKYMVSGIPIPPDLLYSIKRSLDSSIPSGLFPHCPIAWGCFEMGIGRKVDPEPGRCRRTDGKKWRCSKEAYPDSKYCERHMHRGRNRSRKPVEVTSTATTTTNLSPPIASTNRNLTINTSPIPTTSSFCVSPLPSSVSSEIHPHPHPYHESTLYPLLYSHSSSSRPPVSGLFSQNNTTRQLFLNSRSYSQGGKDYREGVDERAFFPEASGTDRSLLDSYQRYLTVDSYKDFKSPELVKTEKKTETHKPLHQFFGEWPPKNTDSWLDLASDSRVPTGD from the exons atgatgagtgtatgtgcaagaaataGGTCTCCTTTCACATCAACTCAGTGGCAAGAGCTTGAACACCAAGCTCTCATATTCAAATACATGGTCTCAGGAATACCTATCCCACCTGATCTCCTATATAGCATCAAAAGAAGCTTGGACTCTTCAATTCCTTCAGGGCTATTCCCTCATTGTCCCA TTGCCTGGGGATGTTTTGAGATGGGAATAGGCAGAAAAGTAGACCCAGAGCCAGGAAGGTGCAGGAGAACAGATGGGAAGAAGTGGAGGTGCTCAAAGGAAGCATACCCAGATTCCAAGTACTGTGAGAGACACATGCATAGAGGCAGAAACCGTTCAAGAAAGCCTGTGGAAGTTACCTCAACTGCAACAACCACCACAAACCTCTCACCACCCATCGCATCAACCAACCGAAACCTTACCATAAACACCAGCCCTATTCCCACAACCTCTTCTTTCTGTGTCTCTCCCCTACCTTCTTCAGTGAGCTCGGAAATCCATCCCCATCCCCATCCTTACCACGAGAGCACTCTTTATCCCTTACTTTATTCACATTCCTCCTCTTCCAGACCTCCAGTTTCTGGTCTGTTTTCTCAAAATAACACTACCCGTCAACTATTTTTGAACTCCAGATCTTATTCTCAGGGTGGTAAAGATTACAG GGAGGGTGTGGATGAGAGAGCTTTCTTCCCAGAAGCTTCAGGGACCGACAGAAGCCTACTTGATTCATATCAGAGATATTTGACAGTGGACTCCTATAAAG ATTTCAAGTCACCGGAACTAGTTAAAACTGAGAAGAAAACGGAAACCCACAAGCCACTGCACCAATTTTTTGGAGAGTGGCCACCAAAAAATACAGATTCCTGGCTTGATCTTGCATCTGATTCTAGAGTCCCAACAG GTGATTGA